A stretch of Clostridium sp. BJN0001 DNA encodes these proteins:
- the recX gene encoding recombination regulator RecX: protein MKKITKIEHQKRNKDRFNIYVNDVYSFAVSIDILYSESLKEGIEIDEEKIKSISDKEMLNKCKNTALNIIERNLKTKKQLENKLREKEFDDSIIFETMKFLEHYGYINDSEYIKLFIKEKIKKYGKRKIIYELIRKGIKKEDVELEFENSSYIEDIEIESAKKIAKKKLDSILKKEDDKYKIRGKLYNYLLSKGYQTNIIKQIIEELT from the coding sequence ATGAAAAAAATAACTAAAATTGAACATCAAAAAAGAAATAAGGATAGATTTAATATTTATGTTAATGATGTCTATTCATTTGCTGTTTCAATTGATATCTTATATAGTGAATCATTAAAAGAAGGCATTGAAATTGATGAAGAAAAAATAAAAAGTATTTCAGATAAAGAAATGCTAAATAAATGTAAAAATACTGCTCTTAATATAATTGAAAGAAATCTAAAAACTAAAAAACAATTAGAAAATAAACTTAGAGAAAAAGAATTTGATGATAGTATAATATTTGAAACTATGAAATTCTTAGAACATTATGGATATATTAACGATAGTGAATATATAAAATTATTTATTAAGGAAAAAATAAAAAAATATGGTAAAAGAAAAATTATTTATGAACTTATAAGAAAAGGTATAAAAAAAGAAGATGTAGAACTTGAATTTGAAAACTCATCTTATATAGAAGATATTGAAATAGAATCTGCAAAAAAGATAGCAAAGAAAAAACTTGATTCTATTTTAAAAAAAGAGGATGACAAGTATAAAATAAGAGGGAAATTATATAATTATCTTTTATCAAAAGGGTATCAGACTAATATTATAAAACAAATCATAGAAGAATTAACTTAG